The Bradyrhizobium diazoefficiens genome contains the following window.
CAAGGTCAGCCAGGCCACGACGTCGTGCGGGATATGGTCGAGGAAGATCATCCACAGCCCGATCCCGCGGAAGAGGTCGAGCCGCAAATCGCGCTCGACCGGCGCCAACAGTGCTGCCTGGTCTCGTATGATCATGGCCCCCGCCTCGTCCGGTGGGCGTCGCGCCGTCGCGGCGCCGATGAAATCGGATGCCAAAAAAGATCAAACAAATCGTCACCTGCCCCAACGGCTGGCAGGCCGACGGTAGCCGACCTCGGCGCCCGCGCAAGGGACTTGTCATCACGACGCAACGCGGCCTCGCGCAAAGCGGCGAAAACAACCCCATGCACAGTAGCCAAGCCCTTGCATTCCCTGAGAAATTCACTTGCCCCGTCGGGCAATATCCCGGCTGACGCAGCCTCGTCTCAAGCGAACTCGTGGCCCTCAGCAAGCATCCCGTTCAGCATCGCCTCGGCCTTCTGCAGCAGCGGCTTCGCGCCGCTCTCGGAGGCGATCGCGATCGCGGCGCGCAAGGCGGAGAGGATGATGGTCCGGTTCTCCTCGCTCGATGGCGGCGTCACCACGGCCTCGCCGAACAGGGCCTCGGCCTCGAGGCCGGAAAAGCCCTGCTGGCGCGCGGTATTGCGCGCCTCGCGCAACATGTTCTGGGCCGCCTGGACATCGCCGAGCCGGTTGGTCGCCAGCGCAAGGTAGATCGACGAGCGCAGCACCGCGGAGGTGTAGCCGACGGCGCGCGCCTCTTCGCGCGCCTCGGCCAGCATGCCGCACGCCCGATCGTACAGCCCCTGCTCCAGATAGGCGATGCCGAGATGGCAGGCGAGCACCGGCACGAACAGCCGGATGCCGTGTTTCTGCGCCAGCACGAAACCGCCCTCGAGAATGGATGCGGCCACGGCCGGATCGCCCCGGCCAAGCATCAGCCAGCCGCCGCTATAGGCAGCGGCAACGCGGTCATAGGGACGGCTGGTCTCGTCCGCAATCGCAGCGGCCTCCCGCTGGAGCTGCTCGGCGGCGTCGAGCTCACCCATGACGGTATGATTGATGCTGCCCATCATGCAGCAAAGCAGCAACGCGAATTTCGGTGTCGTCCCGAAGGGCGCACTCGCCTCCGGTCCCATCAATTGGGCGCAGGCCCGCGCAAACAACCCATCGGCTTCACGATAGCGGCCAGAAAGGAAATACACCTGACCGAGACCGTATTGCGCAGCGTTGAGCCAACCCGAATTGTCTGATTGCTCAGCGAGGCCCACGACCTCTTCATTGAGCGTGATCGCCTCCACCGGCGCACCATAGAAGTTCTGCGCCGCCGCCACGACCGTCATGGCAGCCACCTTCCGCCCGATGTCGTTGATCGCGTCGGCGCGACGCTGGGCCTCCTTGCCGAGGTTCAGCCATTCGGAAATATGGCCGGACCCGATGAACGCCGCGCGCGCCTCGATGCGAATATCGACGGCCTTGGCTTCCCGCACAGGATTTTCCGGCGTCTTATCCAGCGATCGCATCGCGGCCTCGAAATAATCCGCGGCATCGGTAAAGGCGGACCGCGCCAGGCATTTCCGCGCCGAGGCCCGACCGTAACCGAACGCCTTGTCCCAGTCCTTCGCCCGCGTGGCGTGATAGCAGAGCTTGTCGGGATCCTCAGCCTCGCTGCGTTCGAGTGCTGCCAGAATGCGCGCATGGATGTCCTCGCGCACCTTCTCGACCATCGAATCGTAGGTCACCTGGCGAACCATCTCGTGCCGAAACTCCAGCGAATCCTCCAATTCGCTGTCGATCCGAACCAGCAGCTCGGCGCGATCGAGCGAGACGAGGCAGCCGCGCAGGGCATCTTCCGGCTGAATCGCAATCTTCCGCAGCAAGGCCTCGCTCGAACGCGCCCCCAAGGCCGCTGCGACCTGCAAGACAGAGCGTTCCTGCTTTGACACACGGTCGAGGCGCGCAGCGATCACGCCCTGAATGCTGGTGGGAATACCGAGCTCGTCAATCGGGCGCACCAGAGCAAGGTCGCCCCACTCGCCGCGCAGGGTGCCGCTCTCCTTCAAGCCGCGGCAGACCTCCTCGATGAACAGCGGCACGTTGGCCGTATGGGAGATGATCCGGCTCTTCAGATCGGCATTGGTCTCGGACGATCCGAGCATGTCGGACAGCATTTCCAGCCCCGAATCGTCGTCGAGCGGCCGCATCGCGACGACCTCCGCGTGGCAGCGCGCGATCCAGACCGGCATGCCGTTCGGGCGGGAAGTCAGCAGCACCAGGAGATCGGGCACCGCCAGCGAGGCAATGGCGGCCACGACGACGTCGCTGGCCCGGTCGATCCAGTGCAGGTCCTCCAACAGGAGGACCGTCCGCTGGCGGCTGGCCAGGCTCTGGATGACGGCGCAGCTCGCATCGGAGATGACGCGTCCGCGGGCATGAGGCTCGAGCTCGTCCCATTGCGGGTTCGCGATCGGTACATCGAGCACCGCGTCGAGGGCGCTCTGCTGGATCGCGGACAGGTCCTTCAGAGGGTCGCCGGGGTCCCTCGCGGCTGTGTCCATGCCCGACAGCAGGATTCGCTTGAGCGTGCTGAAGGGCGCTCCTTGCAGATTCGGGCTGCACTCGGCGTCGATCAGCCGCCAGCCCTCGGCCCTGAGCTTCTGGGCAAACTCATGCGCCAGCCGTGATTTGCCGATGCCGGCATCCCCGAGCAGCAGGACGGTCTGTCGGCTGGCCCTGGCCTGCCCGGCCGCGCGATCCAGCAAGTCCCGCTCGGTGGTGCGATCGACGAACCGGGAGACGCTGCGGGCGCGTCGCACACGCCAGCTCGACAGGTCGCTGGCACCGACGATCCGGTAGACCGGCACGGGCTGACTGAAGCCGCGCAGGGATTTGTCGCCGAGGTGCTCGAACCGGACATGCCCGTCGGCGAGATTGTGACAGGCCTCCGAGACGTAGATCTGATTCGCCTCGGCCTCCTGCTCCAGCCGCGCGGCCAGATGCTGGGCGGCGCCGCCGATCTCGTAGACCTTGGAGAATTCGCTGGCGACCATGTAGGCGACGACATGGCCGGAGTGCAGTCCGACCCGGACCTGAAGCCCGGGATCACCGAGGCTTGCGACGCGCCGGACCAGCTCGATCGCGGCATGACACGCCAGCGGCGCGTGGTTGTCGTCCGCGATCGGGGCGCCGAACACAGCGGAGAGCCCGTCGCCCAGCTCCTTGCTGACAATACCGCTGAACTGACGGACGGAGGCCCTCATGGCGGCCAGCGCCGGCTCGAGGCGCGAGACCGCCTCCTCTGGATCCAATTCAGCAACAAGACCCGTGGAGTCGATGACGTCAGCACGAAGAATCGTCACAAAGCGACGTTCGCTGTCGGGGTCGGACCGCCGGACGGCCGCGCCGCATTTGCGGCACCGGCTGTCGCCTGGGTCGATCGGCGACTGACATGCAGCGCAATGCATTCCCGTGCTCTCAAGTGATTCCAAAGGCACTGTCGATCGGGCCCCCGCGCGCGGATCGCAACAAGATCGCTTATCGAACCTTGCTTAGCAACGCCTAGTAACAGGGCAGGCGATCCATCCCCGGCGGAGTGCCGCCAACGCGGTTGCTGATCTGGACGATTCACAGTCTCTGGTGGTAGCCTTATTAATGTCGCGCGAGAAAGAGGCTTCGAATCGAGAGCTGCCAGGCTTTCGTTCCGGCCTGCGAGTTTCGCAGAGCGGCATATTTCCCGGGGACGCCAAGGGACTCATTGAGGGGCAAACATATGGGCATGCGAGTTTATACGGGCCGACCATTTAAGGACCTGATGAATGCGAACTACTTTCCTTTGGAGAACATGAAGAAGAGCGTCAAGAAGCTCAAAGCGTCGGAAAACATTCACCTGCCGACGCTGGAATACGGCCAGTATCACCTGATTTTGACTCCGAAGAGCAAGTGGCCGCAGGGCAGCGCGAAGCACTGGCAGAAGGAGAAGGGCCGTGCTCGCCTCGATCTCACCACCCAGCCGAACACCACCCCGCTGTCCAGGGACGAGCCCAAAGTCGTTCCGCTGACCCGATGCGCGCTGCTCGACGCTTGCGTGCGGAAATGCTTCAACGCGGAGCCGCCGATCCCGATGAAGACCAACATCATCACGCATGAGCCGACCGACCGTAACGCCGACCGGCATGAGATCCGGCTGGAGTGGGAGTACGACGGCGACAGCAAGACGCCGAAGCTGCTCAACCTGACGATGGTCTGCCCGCACAAGCCCGCGAAAGGCTGAGCCCGAGCAAGATCGCAACTGCATCATCTGATCTGAACGACGCGGGCCGGCACTTTGCCAGCCCGCTTTTTTTCGGCGTGTGGTGGACGCGCAGCAAACCCGCACTGCGGCGGTGTGTCTCCACACCTTCTCCCGTCATGGGCCTGTCGTACGAAGATGGTCCGCTGCCTTCGATTGCGTGTGCGAGTCGCCTTGTCGAAGCGGCCGCCAACTCATGTGGAGGAGCGACCCATGCCCGTTGGATTGCTGGAGGTCGAAGGCACCATCGAGGTCAGCCAGTTCTGGCCGGAGGGACGCTCGGACGCCGACACCACGAAGGTCGTGGTGAACGTCGCCTCTGACGCTATCCGCTTCCGCAAGAACGATTCATCGCCCTCCCAGCCGACCCACGTTTTCGACAATGCCAAGGTCAAGGGACGAACCAATACCGCGCCGATCAAGAACGGCAAGCTCACCATCCGCCTCCAGGGCATCGACGCCCCCGAGCTGCACTATCAGCCCTCGCCGCTCTCGGCCGCCGAGAAGAAGGGGCTGACGGACGCCAAGCGGCAGGCCTATCACGAGGTCACGCATTCCTATCGGCAGTTCCTCGGCGCAACCTCGACCAAGGCGCTGCATGATCTCCTCAGCAGCACCGGCGAGGCAACGCTCGCCTGCCGGGTGTTCACCCATGTCGATGCGCCGAACGAGGTGTTCGACACCTATGGACGGCTGGTCGGCGACATCGAGGTGACGGTCGCGAACCAGACGGTCGACATCAACCATTGGCTGGTCGAGCAGGGCTTTGCCTATCCGACGTTCTACTCCTCGATGAACGACGACGAAATCCAGGCCTTGCTGGCGCTGACCAAGACCGCGCGAACGAAGAAGCTGCCGGTCTGGAAGAACCTCGCCAAAACCATTCCCGCCTTCGACTTCGACCTGCGCGAGCCCAAAAAGAACGAGACCGACGTGCTCGCGACCGACAACGGCCCGGTGATCCTGCCAAAGCTCTTCCGCCGCTATACCAACTGGTCGGCGCGCAAGAAAGCGAAGATCACGAGCCAGAACTTCCAGAAGTTTTTGGGCGAAGGCTCCGGCGGCAAGCCTGACACCTGTTACGAGATCGACGACTTCCTCGCCAACGGCGTGCACTCGGCGACGCCGCGCAATTTCGCGGAGTTCGTCGAGGGCGGGAAGACGATCAAGTTTCAGCCGGATGGGCTGGTGTTCGGGGAAGCGCCGTCGACGCTGGTGGGGGCGGATGGGAAGGTGATTACGGCGTTTTGAGAGTTACGGTGGACAGAGAGTTACAGTGCAATGAATTTGGCACGAATATTTAGTGCACTGTCACCGTAACAAGAGGTCACGTCGACGTGGCCGACGGCTACGAGAAAGCCACTGCCATCGCACAAGAGAAGGCAGGCAGGTTCAACCGCTCTGCATTCGTCGGAGATACCAGACACCCATACTGGTGGGGCCACGATACGGACGCACCGGAAATACATCGATATGTGATCCAGGCCTCATAGAACTCCGCTCAGTCCAGAGTACACAGACTCGCCAACATTGTATTGGGCTTGTCTTACGCGCCGCCTATCCAATAAGGTACTCCAAACCAAAGGAGACGCGACATTGAGATGGCACGCTTACGTGATATTCGTCGGTCTTGCTGTCGGGACGACGAATTCCGCTTTCGGACAACAAATCAATTGTGGACCGCCTCCTACGCTTGACCAAAAGCTGCAAAATGATGAGTCCATCAAAGGCAATTTGCAGGGTAAAGCACAGTTGCTATCGAAATATGTTGGACAGGCAGATCTTGGCGGTCAGATCGATGCGGTTAAAAAAGAGATCTATACTCAATCCAAGGACTATTATCCTGCACAGCAGGAAGCCTATTTGAACTATCTCTTCTGTTCGATTATCAGCGCTGACACCAAACTCAGCACGCTCGAAAAGCTCGATGCGCTTGCGAAATTCAAGGCAACTCGTCAGCAAGGCTCATCAAATGACCAGCAGCCCTGCGTGCCTACGGTCCTGAAAAACATCCCGCTGCCGAATGTGCCAACCCTGGACGGAACCGGCAATCATGTTGGCGATCTATCTGGCATCGCTGTGAGTGTTATTCAGGAATGCCAGACGCCCACGGTACCTAAACAGCGTGTGCATCTAACATTTGCCTATTATAATGGATCAGGAACGTGGAGAGGCGAACAGCATTTAATATTGGTACTAAAGTCAAGCGAAGGAGCCGTCCTGAAGTCGCCAACGTTCTCCCTCGACCGTTCTCGCTGCATTTACGGCCACACAGAACAACGCAACGCGGACGACATGCTTGAGGGTGGCATAGGCTATC
Protein-coding sequences here:
- a CDS encoding thermonuclease family protein, whose translation is MPVGLLEVEGTIEVSQFWPEGRSDADTTKVVVNVASDAIRFRKNDSSPSQPTHVFDNAKVKGRTNTAPIKNGKLTIRLQGIDAPELHYQPSPLSAAEKKGLTDAKRQAYHEVTHSYRQFLGATSTKALHDLLSSTGEATLACRVFTHVDAPNEVFDTYGRLVGDIEVTVANQTVDINHWLVEQGFAYPTFYSSMNDDEIQALLALTKTARTKKLPVWKNLAKTIPAFDFDLREPKKNETDVLATDNGPVILPKLFRRYTNWSARKKAKITSQNFQKFLGEGSGGKPDTCYEIDDFLANGVHSATPRNFAEFVEGGKTIKFQPDGLVFGEAPSTLVGADGKVITAF
- a CDS encoding AAA family ATPase, coding for MHCAACQSPIDPGDSRCRKCGAAVRRSDPDSERRFVTILRADVIDSTGLVAELDPEEAVSRLEPALAAMRASVRQFSGIVSKELGDGLSAVFGAPIADDNHAPLACHAAIELVRRVASLGDPGLQVRVGLHSGHVVAYMVASEFSKVYEIGGAAQHLAARLEQEAEANQIYVSEACHNLADGHVRFEHLGDKSLRGFSQPVPVYRIVGASDLSSWRVRRARSVSRFVDRTTERDLLDRAAGQARASRQTVLLLGDAGIGKSRLAHEFAQKLRAEGWRLIDAECSPNLQGAPFSTLKRILLSGMDTAARDPGDPLKDLSAIQQSALDAVLDVPIANPQWDELEPHARGRVISDASCAVIQSLASRQRTVLLLEDLHWIDRASDVVVAAIASLAVPDLLVLLTSRPNGMPVWIARCHAEVVAMRPLDDDSGLEMLSDMLGSSETNADLKSRIISHTANVPLFIEEVCRGLKESGTLRGEWGDLALVRPIDELGIPTSIQGVIAARLDRVSKQERSVLQVAAALGARSSEALLRKIAIQPEDALRGCLVSLDRAELLVRIDSELEDSLEFRHEMVRQVTYDSMVEKVREDIHARILAALERSEAEDPDKLCYHATRAKDWDKAFGYGRASARKCLARSAFTDAADYFEAAMRSLDKTPENPVREAKAVDIRIEARAAFIGSGHISEWLNLGKEAQRRADAINDIGRKVAAMTVVAAAQNFYGAPVEAITLNEEVVGLAEQSDNSGWLNAAQYGLGQVYFLSGRYREADGLFARACAQLMGPEASAPFGTTPKFALLLCCMMGSINHTVMGELDAAEQLQREAAAIADETSRPYDRVAAAYSGGWLMLGRGDPAVAASILEGGFVLAQKHGIRLFVPVLACHLGIAYLEQGLYDRACGMLAEAREEARAVGYTSAVLRSSIYLALATNRLGDVQAAQNMLREARNTARQQGFSGLEAEALFGEAVVTPPSSEENRTIILSALRAAIAIASESGAKPLLQKAEAMLNGMLAEGHEFA